From the Paenibacillus sp. FSL H8-0548 genome, one window contains:
- a CDS encoding cysteine protease StiP family protein yields MPHIHIVYFNRKKLADPVPIGSYKREDVIFLLKDLSDVSLEQRTEDREAAMQTGGHYSESLPIEYQPTAEYIQLFELTLKESAARIAQAVGTVSEMIVKKYGFDVVLASLARGGTPIGVLIKRYIKQAYGIDIPHYSLSIIRGKGIDENALLYINQTHPDRKVQFVDGWTGKGAIRKVLIAACSLMKQKYGIELNDELAVLADPGYCAGTFGTREDFLIPSACLNSTVSGLISRTVLRSDLIGPDDFHGAKFYKEWEDSDLTNVFVDTIAAYFPQTAASSKAEALQLEANPELVEVTWQGMQDIARIQSDFGVSDVNFIKPGVGETTRVLLRRVPWKILVDRLDNPNLKHILLLAKDRGVPVEEYSHMTYSCCGIIKAVKGDAE; encoded by the coding sequence ATCCCGCATATTCATATCGTTTATTTCAATCGAAAAAAGCTTGCCGATCCTGTACCTATCGGCAGCTATAAGCGTGAAGATGTGATCTTTCTCCTTAAGGATTTGAGTGATGTCTCATTAGAGCAGCGAACTGAGGATAGAGAGGCTGCTATGCAGACGGGCGGACATTATTCAGAAAGTCTTCCGATTGAGTATCAGCCAACTGCTGAATACATTCAGCTATTCGAGCTTACGCTTAAGGAGTCTGCAGCCCGCATCGCTCAAGCAGTCGGAACTGTATCAGAAATGATCGTCAAGAAATATGGGTTTGATGTTGTACTCGCTTCCTTGGCGAGGGGCGGCACGCCGATCGGAGTATTGATCAAACGCTACATTAAGCAAGCCTATGGAATAGACATTCCTCATTATAGTCTTTCGATTATTAGGGGAAAAGGGATTGACGAGAATGCCTTGCTCTATATTAATCAGACTCATCCCGATAGAAAAGTACAGTTTGTAGACGGCTGGACGGGCAAGGGGGCTATTCGCAAGGTACTCATTGCGGCATGCAGCCTGATGAAGCAAAAGTATGGCATCGAGCTGAACGATGAGCTTGCCGTGCTGGCGGACCCTGGATATTGTGCAGGCACATTCGGCACAAGAGAGGACTTTCTCATCCCTAGCGCATGTCTCAACTCTACCGTTTCGGGTCTTATCAGCCGCACTGTGCTGCGCAGCGATCTCATTGGACCGGATGACTTCCACGGCGCAAAGTTTTATAAGGAATGGGAGGATTCGGATCTAACGAATGTGTTCGTGGATACGATTGCTGCTTATTTCCCTCAGACTGCCGCCAGCTCGAAGGCAGAGGCACTTCAATTGGAAGCAAATCCAGAGCTTGTGGAGGTCACTTGGCAGGGGATGCAGGATATTGCCCGTATCCAGAGTGACTTTGGCGTTTCCGATGTCAATTTCATTAAGCCGGGAGTTGGCGAGACGACCCGTGTTCTATTGCGAAGAGTCCCTTGGAAGATCTTAGTTGATCGCCTTGATAATCCCAATCTGAAGCATATCCTTCTGC
- a CDS encoding HpcH/HpaI aldolase/citrate lyase family protein — MRYFNYLTNEEEQNFFYSLPTQFNNYTDKEIIAHAVGAALYMPATKDNIADDLVAVKHEGLVSMVIDLEDAVGDNQLEYAEATLKATLLKIGRYISVGLLRSDDVPLIFIRVRSVDQLKRLLSFFGEEIAYITGIVFPKFNVETGGEYLRLLADYNKRKMPTSSTLYGMPILESADVIYREKRLETLLGISALLNEYKEYVLNVRIGATDFSSLFGLRRSPDHTIYDIGVIRDCIADIVNVFGRMDNHFVISGPVWEYFKSDRVFKPQLRQTPFEESMGRHGRILRMEYINKYVDGLIREVAMDKENGILGKTIIHPTHIKPVQSMFVVTHEEYMDALHIIENGQGDFGVMKSRYSNKMNEFKPHMTWARRMMIRSNIYGVLNENQNFTCLLAAERESAIV; from the coding sequence TTGAGGTATTTTAACTATCTTACCAATGAAGAAGAGCAAAATTTCTTTTATTCCCTTCCGACTCAGTTCAATAATTATACGGACAAAGAAATTATTGCTCACGCGGTTGGTGCTGCGCTATATATGCCAGCAACCAAAGATAACATAGCAGATGATTTGGTAGCCGTAAAACACGAAGGACTCGTGTCTATGGTGATAGACCTTGAAGATGCGGTAGGCGATAATCAGCTGGAGTATGCAGAAGCAACACTGAAAGCAACGCTATTAAAGATTGGTCGATACATTTCGGTAGGTTTATTACGTTCCGATGATGTCCCTCTTATATTTATTAGAGTGCGCTCTGTAGATCAGCTAAAGCGGCTGCTCTCTTTCTTCGGTGAAGAGATTGCTTACATTACAGGAATCGTTTTTCCAAAATTCAACGTGGAAACCGGCGGCGAGTATTTGAGACTGCTCGCTGATTATAACAAACGAAAAATGCCAACAAGCTCAACGTTATATGGCATGCCTATATTGGAGAGCGCGGACGTCATCTATCGGGAGAAGAGACTTGAGACGCTGCTTGGCATATCGGCTCTTCTGAACGAGTACAAGGAATATGTGCTGAATGTTCGCATCGGTGCTACTGATTTTTCCAGTTTATTTGGGCTTCGCAGAAGTCCGGATCATACGATCTATGACATTGGCGTCATACGGGATTGTATAGCTGATATCGTAAATGTATTTGGTAGAATGGACAACCATTTTGTCATCTCGGGACCGGTATGGGAGTATTTTAAGAGCGATCGGGTATTCAAGCCTCAGCTTAGGCAGACACCCTTCGAGGAGAGCATGGGACGGCACGGACGCATTTTGCGGATGGAATATATCAATAAATATGTGGACGGGCTTATACGCGAGGTAGCTATGGACAAGGAAAATGGCATTCTCGGAAAAACAATTATTCATCCTACTCATATTAAGCCGGTACAGTCGATGTTTGTGGTTACGCATGAGGAATATATGGACGCCCTGCACATTATTGAAAACGGACAAGGCGATTTTGGCGTGATGAAGAGCCGTTATTCGAACAAAATGAATGAGTTTAAGCCGCATATGACTTGGGCCAGACGAATGATGATCAGATCGAACATATATGGGGTGCTAAATGAAAACCAAAACTTCACCTGCTTGCTTGCAGCAGAACGAGAGTCCGCAATCGTTTAA
- a CDS encoding TerC family protein, producing MVDFFQNIIANFGSFFHWDNLSQVFTDPANLGIVATLVILEGLLSADNALVLAVMVKHLPKEQQKRALFYGIIGAYIFRFIAIGVGVYLVQITWIKVAGGLYLLWIALSNLFHLEFKLARVGNIPLIPYIGKKGGGEESEVQNKGLSFWRTVLAVEIMDIAFSIDSVLAAFGVSEEVWVLFLGGILGVLMMRGVAQVFLKLIDKFPELEKAAFILIIVIGVKMIAGAYGFHVSHTVFFGLIIAVFAGTLIYGAMRRKRESKAA from the coding sequence ATGGTTGATTTTTTTCAAAACATCATAGCGAATTTTGGCAGCTTCTTTCACTGGGATAATTTGTCGCAGGTTTTTACGGATCCAGCGAACCTAGGAATTGTTGCAACACTCGTTATTTTGGAAGGCTTGCTATCCGCGGATAACGCGCTAGTGCTTGCAGTTATGGTTAAGCATTTGCCGAAGGAACAGCAGAAGAGAGCGTTGTTCTACGGGATCATTGGTGCCTATATCTTCCGCTTTATCGCAATTGGTGTCGGTGTGTATTTGGTGCAAATTACTTGGATTAAAGTCGCCGGCGGTTTGTATCTGCTCTGGATCGCGTTAAGCAATCTCTTCCATCTCGAATTTAAGCTTGCGCGTGTTGGCAATATTCCACTCATTCCTTACATTGGCAAGAAGGGCGGTGGGGAAGAGTCAGAGGTTCAAAATAAAGGTCTAAGCTTCTGGCGTACCGTGCTTGCCGTTGAAATCATGGATATTGCGTTCAGTATCGACAGTGTTCTCGCTGCATTCGGCGTGAGCGAAGAGGTTTGGGTATTATTCCTCGGCGGTATTCTTGGCGTACTTATGATGCGTGGCGTGGCGCAGGTGTTCCTCAAGCTTATTGATAAGTTCCCTGAGCTTGAGAAAGCAGCCTTCATTCTCATTATCGTTATCGGTGTGAAAATGATCGCCGGCGCGTATGGTTTCCATGTATCGCATACTGTGTTTTTCGGTTTAATTATCGCAGTATTTGCAGGCACACTTATTTACGGTGCTATGCGCAGAAAAAGAGAATCAAAAGCAGCCTAA
- a CDS encoding TerD family protein: MELALLKGQKADITKNNPSLKSILIGMGWNSAAGIDIDFSSFLLRASGKVAGDSDLIFYSNPKDSSGSIELVGENKRNVAGKVDKEQVVVRLSEVPQAIERISFTLTIYDGEAKRQSFSNVNDAYIRIIDETTGREILRYEIGKNFSIETAIVVGDLYRYNGEWKFSAIGSGYSGGLAALCNSFGIEVKADAPTPSPAPAPSPAPVKAPIIPPKPPEPIIAEPKAAPVNLSKISLTKRGDVINLQKGAGALGEIVINLNWNQKKASTGFFGRSSAGVDLDVGCLYELKNGMKGSVQALGNSFGDFSRAPYVSLDGDDRTGSITTGENLRINGNKVSEIKRIVIYAYIYEGATNWAEAAGIVTIKQSGGPDIEVRMDEHNNRKGMCAIAMVENVGDQTFSIQRLVQYFSGHKELDEAYRWGLRWVQGSK; encoded by the coding sequence ATGGAGCTTGCATTATTGAAGGGTCAGAAGGCGGATATTACAAAAAACAATCCTTCCCTCAAGAGCATCCTGATAGGAATGGGTTGGAATAGCGCAGCAGGCATTGATATCGATTTTTCATCTTTTTTATTACGCGCGTCTGGAAAAGTTGCAGGAGATTCTGATCTTATTTTTTATAGCAATCCTAAAGATTCGAGTGGTTCAATTGAGCTCGTAGGAGAAAACAAAAGAAACGTGGCAGGAAAAGTAGACAAGGAGCAAGTCGTCGTGCGCCTAAGCGAGGTGCCTCAAGCAATTGAACGAATCTCCTTTACACTAACCATCTACGATGGTGAAGCGAAGAGACAAAGTTTTTCTAACGTGAATGATGCCTATATCCGCATCATCGACGAAACAACAGGCCGTGAAATTTTGCGGTATGAAATTGGAAAAAACTTCTCTATTGAGACTGCGATTGTCGTAGGAGATTTATATAGATATAATGGCGAATGGAAATTCAGCGCTATTGGATCAGGCTATTCAGGCGGATTGGCTGCGCTCTGCAATAGTTTTGGTATTGAAGTGAAGGCAGATGCACCCACCCCTTCGCCAGCACCAGCGCCTTCACCGGCTCCTGTGAAAGCACCTATTATTCCGCCTAAGCCTCCTGAACCGATCATCGCTGAGCCAAAAGCAGCGCCGGTAAATCTCAGTAAGATATCTCTCACGAAACGCGGAGATGTCATTAACCTGCAAAAGGGTGCAGGTGCACTCGGCGAAATTGTAATCAATTTGAATTGGAATCAAAAGAAAGCTTCAACTGGATTTTTTGGAAGATCGAGCGCTGGCGTGGACCTCGATGTCGGCTGTCTCTATGAATTGAAGAACGGCATGAAGGGCTCTGTTCAGGCTTTAGGCAACAGCTTCGGTGATTTCTCACGGGCACCATATGTCTCCTTGGACGGGGATGATCGTACCGGCTCCATTACGACGGGTGAGAATCTTAGAATAAATGGCAATAAAGTATCCGAAATTAAACGTATCGTTATTTATGCGTACATTTATGAAGGAGCAACGAATTGGGCTGAAGCCGCGGGGATTGTAACGATCAAACAATCGGGCGGGCCTGACATTGAAGTTCGCATGGACGAGCATAATAATCGTAAGGGTATGTGTGCCATTGCTATGGTAGAGAATGTAGGTGATCAAACGTTTAGTATCCAGCGGCTTGTGCAGTATTTCTCGGGGCATAAAGAGCTTGATGAGGCTTACCGCTGGGGTCTGAGATGGGTTCAAGGAAGCAAATAA
- a CDS encoding TerD family protein, translating to MSINLSKGQRIDLTKTNPGLTKVVLGLGWDTNKYTGGGEIDLDASAFLLHQDGKAKDEKDFVFYNALIAYNGAVEHTGDNRTGEGDGDDEQVKIDFAKVPAHIQRIGITVTIHDAESRHQNFGQVSNAFVRLVDDTTGREVLRYDLGEEFSVETAIVFCELYRQGADWKFQAVGSGFSGGLASLCRNYGLTV from the coding sequence ATGTCCATTAATCTCTCAAAGGGGCAGCGGATTGATCTTACCAAAACAAATCCCGGACTAACAAAGGTTGTTCTTGGTCTTGGCTGGGATACAAACAAGTATACTGGCGGAGGCGAAATTGATCTGGATGCGAGTGCTTTTCTGCTGCATCAGGATGGTAAAGCCAAGGATGAGAAGGATTTTGTATTTTACAATGCGTTAATTGCTTATAACGGGGCGGTTGAGCATACCGGCGATAACCGTACAGGCGAGGGCGATGGTGACGATGAGCAAGTCAAAATTGATTTTGCTAAAGTGCCTGCTCATATCCAGCGTATCGGAATTACGGTTACCATTCATGATGCTGAATCCAGACACCAAAACTTTGGACAGGTTTCAAATGCCTTTGTTCGTTTAGTAGATGATACAACAGGCAGAGAAGTGCTTCGATATGATCTTGGAGAAGAGTTTTCAGTTGAGACGGCTATCGTATTTTGTGAGCTATATCGGCAAGGGGCAGACTGGAAGTTTCAAGCCGTTGGTTCAGGCTTCTCCGGTGGACTTGCATCGCTTTGCCGCAATTATGGTTTAACCGTGTAA
- a CDS encoding TerD family protein, translating to MPVNLSKGQKVDLTKSNPGLSKITIGLGWDVNKYDGGNEFDLDATAFCLNATGKVSSEKEFIFYNNKSNPNGSIVSSGDNRSGEGAGDDESIKINLPAVPADIQKVAFCITIHEASQRNQNFGQVANAYVRVLNEDTGEELIRYDLGEDFSVETAVVVGELYRHNSEWKFSAVGSGYQNGLEGLCNDFGV from the coding sequence TTGCCAGTTAATTTATCAAAGGGACAGAAGGTAGATTTGACTAAATCTAACCCAGGCTTGTCTAAAATTACAATAGGCCTCGGATGGGATGTTAACAAATATGACGGCGGAAACGAATTTGATTTGGATGCGACGGCATTTTGCTTGAATGCAACGGGTAAAGTAAGCAGCGAGAAGGAATTTATTTTTTATAACAATAAATCGAATCCGAATGGCTCTATTGTCTCCTCCGGTGACAACCGCAGCGGCGAAGGCGCCGGTGACGATGAAAGCATCAAGATCAATCTGCCTGCTGTGCCGGCAGACATACAGAAAGTGGCTTTCTGTATTACGATTCATGAAGCGAGTCAGCGCAATCAGAACTTTGGACAGGTAGCTAACGCTTATGTTCGTGTCTTGAATGAGGATACTGGGGAAGAATTGATTCGTTATGATTTGGGCGAGGATTTCTCAGTTGAAACGGCAGTCGTTGTAGGCGAGCTGTATCGTCACAACAGCGAGTGGAAATTTAGTGCAGTCGGAAGCGGCTACCAGAATGGGCTTGAAGGGCTTTGCAACGACTTCGGCGTATAA
- a CDS encoding TerD family protein, which translates to MAISLSKGQKIDLTKTNPGLTKITIGLGWDTNKYDGGKDFDLDASVFCLNAQGKVSSDSDFIFYNNTKNSNGSVLHTGDNRTGEGDGDDEQVIVDLPAVPADTDKIAFGITIHDAQARSQNFGQVSNAFVRIVDEQSGTELIRYDLGEDFSIETAVVVAELYRHSGEWKFSAIGSGFQDGLGGLARNYGLSTN; encoded by the coding sequence ATGGCAATTAGCTTATCCAAAGGACAGAAAATCGATCTTACGAAAACAAACCCTGGTCTTACAAAAATTACGATTGGACTAGGCTGGGATACGAATAAATATGATGGCGGAAAAGATTTTGACCTTGATGCTTCCGTATTCTGCTTGAACGCACAAGGCAAAGTAAGCTCCGATTCAGATTTTATTTTCTATAACAATACAAAGAACAGCAACGGCTCCGTACTCCACACTGGAGATAACCGCACAGGCGAAGGCGATGGAGACGATGAGCAAGTTATCGTAGACCTTCCTGCTGTTCCAGCTGATACAGATAAAATTGCCTTCGGCATCACGATTCATGATGCACAAGCACGCAGCCAAAATTTTGGACAAGTATCCAATGCTTTCGTTCGTATCGTAGACGAGCAAAGCGGCACTGAGCTGATCCGTTATGACCTAGGAGAAGATTTCTCCATTGAGACAGCGGTTGTTGTAGCTGAGCTTTATCGTCATTCCGGCGAATGGAAATTCAGTGCAATTGGAAGCGGCTTTCAAGATGGCTTAGGCGGTCTTGCACGCAACTATGGTCTGTCTACAAACTAA
- a CDS encoding TerD family protein translates to MAISLVKGQKVDLTKGNAGLSKVIVGLGWDPAETKGGFFGLKKAANVDCDASALLLDANGKLSGEKNLVCFYNKQSSCGTVVHTGDNITGEGDGDDEQIIVQLDRVPANIEKILCVVNIYECESRRQDFGMIKSAFIRIVNPSNNQELIRFNLTENYAGKTALVVGELYRNNGEWKFNAIGEGTHAPHIDILARKYQ, encoded by the coding sequence ATGGCTATCTCTCTTGTTAAAGGTCAGAAGGTAGATTTAACCAAAGGCAATGCTGGTCTCAGCAAAGTAATTGTTGGATTGGGTTGGGATCCTGCTGAAACTAAGGGTGGTTTTTTTGGTTTGAAGAAGGCAGCCAACGTTGACTGTGATGCTTCGGCATTGCTGCTCGATGCAAATGGCAAGTTAAGCGGTGAGAAAAATCTTGTTTGCTTCTATAACAAGCAAAGCAGCTGCGGGACGGTTGTTCATACGGGAGACAATATTACAGGTGAAGGCGATGGCGATGATGAGCAAATTATCGTGCAGCTTGACCGTGTTCCAGCTAATATTGAGAAGATTCTTTGTGTGGTCAACATTTACGAATGTGAATCCAGACGTCAGGATTTTGGCATGATCAAATCTGCGTTTATTCGCATCGTTAATCCGAGCAATAACCAAGAGCTGATTCGATTTAATTTGACAGAAAACTATGCCGGCAAAACAGCGCTTGTTGTAGGCGAGCTTTACAGAAACAATGGTGAATGGAAATTCAATGCAATCGGAGAAGGCACTCATGCTCCGCATATCGATATTCTTGCTCGTAAATACCAATAA
- a CDS encoding thioredoxin family protein translates to MTIHEIDEAALQSLIHTENRKIAVYFFTPLCGTCKIGERMLEIAQATGISVPLYKLNINYAPRLREQWKIASVPCLVLLENGEPIRNEYAMKSVDHVYLMLK, encoded by the coding sequence ATGACCATCCACGAAATAGACGAAGCAGCCTTACAAAGCCTTATCCACACCGAAAACAGAAAAATTGCCGTATATTTCTTCACTCCATTGTGCGGGACATGCAAAATCGGTGAACGCATGCTTGAAATTGCTCAAGCAACAGGAATCTCCGTCCCACTGTATAAGCTGAATATAAACTACGCACCTCGCTTGCGTGAGCAATGGAAAATTGCAAGTGTTCCTTGCCTTGTTCTGCTTGAGAACGGAGAGCCTATTCGCAACGAATATGCCATGAAATCGGTAGACCATGTTTATTTGATGCTGAAGTAA
- a CDS encoding StlD/DarB family beta-ketosynthase, with protein sequence MNPVYITSIGKFLPGPPVGNDEIEEYLGKIDGKSSRSMRRILDQNKIRFRHYALNKEQKSLYSNAEMAGLAIRDALSRNTQALHDGIDFLAVGTTQGDMLVPGFASMVHAQTTLPVLEVATHHGVCASGMQAMKNAYLHVQSGEQKTAISCASEFPSRVFKHTRFETQKSLSSHPVPFDTDFLRFMLSDGAGAAVLQHQPAASGLSLRIEWIDNKSYANLYDVCMYAGSSKGNSEYASWLDYPSVHEAADDGAINLKQDIRLVNEMPKVGVKRFFELVDEGKVDPARIDWMVCHYSSHFFRDEIFRLLQLGGMTIPEEKWFTNLYSKGNTGAASIYIMLEELLNEGHLKPGEQVLCMVPESGRFQTSYMLLTVVGKSAEEGLAAQPIFEERPPEAPHLTYDEADPFQAQLVRQLVQIWIDFEQKLAHVPVIHKLYNHKFTLADYMALMENIRQQVIDGSQWIARAASYISIEHIDLRSTFIAHARDEHRDFQILERNYVAVGGELSKIQSGEKNIGSEALSAYLFQRASRENPVDLIGAMWIIEGLGCRMARYWGEMIRDQLGLSDDEVSFLLYHSDSDEQHFERLEAVVQHPMLTADIATRIVKTAKTTARLYLLQLEELGNI encoded by the coding sequence ATGAATCCTGTTTACATTACGAGCATTGGAAAATTTCTGCCTGGACCGCCTGTCGGCAATGATGAGATCGAAGAGTATCTTGGAAAAATAGACGGAAAGAGCTCCCGGTCCATGCGCCGCATTCTCGATCAAAATAAAATAAGATTTCGGCATTATGCCCTGAACAAGGAGCAAAAAAGCCTCTACTCGAATGCAGAGATGGCTGGGCTCGCTATACGCGATGCCCTTTCACGCAATACGCAAGCTTTGCATGACGGGATTGATTTTCTCGCTGTTGGCACCACCCAAGGGGATATGCTCGTCCCAGGCTTCGCCAGCATGGTCCATGCACAAACAACCCTCCCTGTGCTTGAGGTCGCTACCCATCATGGCGTTTGCGCTAGCGGGATGCAAGCGATGAAGAATGCGTACCTACATGTGCAGTCCGGTGAGCAGAAGACGGCTATTTCCTGCGCCAGCGAGTTTCCGAGCCGTGTATTCAAGCATACGAGATTCGAAACGCAGAAGTCGCTCTCCTCGCATCCCGTTCCTTTCGATACCGACTTTCTGCGCTTTATGTTATCCGATGGCGCTGGCGCAGCAGTGCTCCAGCATCAGCCAGCAGCCAGCGGCCTATCGCTTCGCATTGAATGGATTGACAATAAGTCTTATGCCAATCTATATGATGTCTGCATGTATGCTGGCAGCAGCAAGGGGAATTCTGAATATGCCAGCTGGCTAGATTATCCCTCTGTTCACGAAGCAGCCGATGACGGCGCCATTAATTTAAAGCAGGATATTAGGCTCGTAAATGAAATGCCAAAGGTTGGCGTTAAACGATTTTTCGAGCTGGTGGATGAGGGCAAGGTTGATCCTGCTCGAATAGATTGGATGGTCTGCCACTATTCTTCTCATTTTTTCCGCGATGAGATATTCAGGCTGCTGCAGCTTGGCGGAATGACGATTCCAGAGGAAAAGTGGTTCACGAATCTCTATTCGAAGGGCAACACTGGCGCAGCGTCAATCTATATCATGCTCGAGGAACTGCTAAATGAGGGACATTTGAAGCCAGGCGAGCAGGTGCTATGCATGGTACCTGAAAGTGGCAGATTCCAAACGTCATATATGCTGCTCACGGTTGTTGGCAAATCCGCTGAAGAGGGGCTTGCAGCTCAGCCTATATTCGAGGAGAGGCCGCCCGAGGCTCCTCATCTGACGTATGACGAAGCAGATCCCTTTCAAGCTCAGCTTGTGAGACAGCTTGTGCAGATATGGATCGATTTTGAGCAGAAGCTCGCGCACGTGCCCGTTATTCACAAATTGTACAATCATAAATTTACGCTCGCCGACTATATGGCGCTCATGGAAAATATTCGCCAGCAGGTCATTGACGGCTCCCAGTGGATTGCTCGCGCAGCTTCTTACATCTCGATTGAGCATATTGATCTTCGATCAACCTTCATCGCTCATGCGCGCGACGAGCATCGCGACTTTCAAATTCTCGAGCGCAACTACGTGGCTGTAGGAGGAGAGCTGAGCAAGATTCAATCCGGAGAGAAAAATATTGGCAGCGAGGCGCTCTCTGCCTATTTATTTCAGCGGGCCAGCCGTGAAAATCCCGTTGATCTTATCGGCGCTATGTGGATTATCGAGGGACTTGGCTGCCGAATGGCTCGCTACTGGGGTGAAATGATTCGCGATCAGCTTGGGCTTAGCGATGATGAGGTATCCTTTCTTCTTTATCACAGTGACTCCGATGAGCAACATTTTGAACGGCTGGAGGCGGTCGTTCAGCATCCTATGCTGACAGCGGACATTGCAACGCGAATTGTGAAAACCGCCAAAACGACAGCTCGCCTGTACCTGCTGCAATTAGAGGAGTTGGGCAATATATGA
- a CDS encoding TraB/GumN family protein, giving the protein MKRFTSLLLSLALLFSFVATVQAEEKPISVWLENQQLQLGENQPIMENGTTLVPAKETFEKLAFEVTWDQQNKVIKGEKEGLILLFQVGTPAVKVNDTEQGLLVAPKNIKGTIYIPLRTVSEAAGYEVSWNKEARAVALAVKEPSRGFLWKSENAGNTVYLLGSIHIASEAMYPLRAEIQKAYEASDYLVVEADITKMSDEAVQKQILDLSLHKDNTTLKDHISADAYKKLGEILKQNGAAENVLDTYKTWSVASTVDYLTATKAGYNAGIGIDAFFLQQSIENKQPILELESIDYQLNMFDRFSDKLQEEMLNQSIESYYAEDSGIDDLTNMWVTGNEEQLLELTNSTKSNEEFYKALLADRNGPMVEKIKGYLNDSGKKTYFVVVGAAHMIGEDGIVPLLEKQGFKVVPE; this is encoded by the coding sequence ATGAAAAGGTTTACTTCATTATTACTTTCACTAGCACTACTATTTTCTTTCGTTGCTACTGTTCAAGCGGAAGAGAAGCCGATCTCGGTATGGTTAGAAAACCAGCAGCTGCAGCTTGGCGAGAATCAGCCGATTATGGAGAACGGAACTACACTCGTTCCTGCAAAGGAAACTTTTGAGAAGCTTGCCTTTGAGGTCACTTGGGATCAGCAGAACAAAGTGATTAAAGGCGAGAAGGAAGGACTTATCCTTTTATTCCAAGTAGGAACTCCAGCGGTTAAGGTCAACGATACGGAGCAAGGCTTGCTTGTCGCTCCCAAGAATATTAAAGGCACGATATACATACCTCTGCGGACGGTCAGTGAAGCGGCTGGCTACGAGGTATCATGGAATAAAGAGGCTCGGGCCGTTGCGCTTGCAGTGAAGGAGCCAAGCCGAGGCTTTCTGTGGAAGTCGGAAAATGCAGGGAATACGGTGTACTTGCTAGGTTCGATTCATATTGCAAGCGAGGCGATGTATCCACTGCGTGCGGAAATTCAGAAGGCCTATGAGGCATCCGACTATTTGGTCGTGGAGGCTGACATTACGAAAATGAGCGATGAGGCTGTGCAGAAGCAGATACTTGATCTTAGCCTTCATAAGGATAATACAACACTTAAGGATCATATTTCCGCAGATGCTTATAAGAAGCTCGGGGAGATTTTGAAACAAAATGGCGCAGCTGAAAATGTATTGGATACGTACAAAACATGGAGTGTTGCCAGTACAGTGGATTATCTGACTGCGACGAAAGCAGGCTATAACGCTGGTATAGGAATTGATGCATTTTTCCTGCAGCAGTCTATTGAAAACAAGCAGCCGATTCTCGAGCTGGAGTCGATTGATTATCAGCTCAACATGTTCGATCGTTTCTCCGATAAGCTGCAGGAGGAGATGCTGAACCAATCCATTGAAAGCTATTACGCAGAGGATTCCGGCATTGATGATTTGACGAATATGTGGGTTACAGGGAACGAAGAGCAGCTGCTCGAGCTTACTAATTCAACGAAGTCAAATGAAGAGTTTTATAAGGCGCTTCTAGCAGATCGGAATGGTCCGATGGTCGAGAAGATCAAGGGCTATCTGAATGACAGCGGGAAGAAAACTTATTTTGTGGTGGTCGGTGCTGCTCATATGATCGGGGAAGATGGTATAGTGCCATTGCTTGAGAAACAAGGCTTTAAAGTAGTACCCGAATAA